One Leisingera sp. M658 genomic window carries:
- a CDS encoding MATE family efflux transporter, whose protein sequence is MSTFAPKHTEMSLRGHTRAIAILGLPLIGGHVAQFAIGLTDTVMLGWYGVEALAAVTLGATYFFSIFLLGSGFAFAVMPMVAAAAGAGEERQIRRSTRMGLWLSLLYGALAMPLLWWSEPILLMLGQKADIAHAAAEYLRIAGWAIFPALLYMVAKSYLAALERTQIVLWLSVFGAVLNALVNYALIFGNWGAPELGITGAAIASLVTNGVSFVLVLAYALKVLPEHELLKNFQRPDWEMLGQVLRMGTPIGLTTLAETSLFAASAMMMGWLGTVPLAAHGIAISLAGLTFMVHLGLSNAATIRAGNAFGRGDRDHMARGGKVVTVMSLVVSVIGITLFLTLPDPLMSLFLDPADPQKTEILLIGAGLLAAAALFQLMDGMQAIALGLLRGVQDTGVPMVIAVLSYWAVGIPASYVFGFMLEWGGVGVWVGLIAGLTAAGVFLMARFWRQSIKLVGAAAV, encoded by the coding sequence ATGAGCACGTTCGCACCCAAACACACCGAGATGTCTCTGCGCGGCCATACCAGAGCGATAGCCATCCTTGGGCTGCCGCTGATTGGCGGCCATGTGGCGCAGTTTGCAATCGGCCTGACCGATACCGTGATGCTGGGCTGGTACGGGGTAGAGGCGCTGGCGGCGGTGACGCTTGGGGCGACCTATTTCTTTTCCATCTTCCTTTTGGGGTCCGGCTTTGCCTTTGCAGTGATGCCGATGGTGGCGGCGGCAGCCGGTGCCGGGGAAGAGCGGCAGATCCGGCGCAGCACCCGGATGGGGCTGTGGCTGTCGCTGCTGTATGGTGCGCTGGCGATGCCCTTGCTGTGGTGGTCGGAGCCTATACTGCTGATGCTGGGGCAGAAGGCGGATATTGCCCATGCGGCGGCTGAATACCTGCGGATTGCAGGCTGGGCGATCTTTCCGGCGCTTTTGTACATGGTGGCCAAGTCGTATCTGGCGGCGCTGGAGCGCACCCAGATCGTGCTGTGGCTGTCGGTGTTCGGGGCGGTGCTGAACGCGCTGGTGAACTATGCGCTGATCTTTGGCAACTGGGGCGCGCCGGAGCTGGGCATCACCGGGGCGGCGATTGCGTCGCTGGTGACCAACGGGGTGTCCTTTGTGCTGGTGCTGGCCTATGCGCTGAAGGTGCTGCCGGAGCATGAGCTGCTGAAGAATTTCCAGCGCCCCGACTGGGAGATGCTGGGGCAGGTGTTGCGGATGGGAACGCCGATCGGGCTGACCACCCTGGCCGAAACCAGCCTGTTTGCGGCCTCAGCCATGATGATGGGGTGGCTGGGCACGGTGCCGCTGGCTGCGCACGGGATTGCGATCTCGCTGGCGGGGCTGACGTTCATGGTGCATCTGGGACTGTCCAATGCGGCCACGATCCGCGCGGGCAATGCCTTTGGCCGGGGTGACCGGGACCACATGGCGCGCGGCGGCAAGGTTGTGACAGTGATGTCGCTGGTGGTGTCCGTGATTGGGATCACTCTGTTTCTGACCCTTCCGGATCCGCTGATGTCGCTGTTCCTGGATCCGGCGGATCCGCAGAAGACGGAGATCCTGCTGATCGGTGCCGGGCTTCTGGCGGCGGCGGCACTGTTTCAGCTGATGGATGGGATGCAGGCCATTGCGCTGGGGCTGCTGCGCGGAGTGCAGGACACTGGCGTGCCGATGGTGATTGCGGTGCTCAGCTATTGGGCCGTCGGGATTCCTGCGTCTTATGTCTTTGGTTTTATGCTGGAATGGGGCGGCGTTGGTGTCTGGGTGGGGCTGATTGCAGGGCTTACAGCCGCCGGCGTCTTCCTGATGGCCCGGTTCTGGCGGCAGTCGATCAAGCTGGTGGGCGCTGCGGCAGTCTGA
- a CDS encoding nucleoside deaminase: protein MMTDDDTRLLRIAYEEARAGFDEGGCPIGSVLARGGQVVAQGRNQRVQKGDPIAHGEMDALRKAGRQRSYRDTVLYTSLSPCMMCSGTIVQFGVPRVVIGDAQNFGGNEEFLRSRGVEVVIAEDPDCIALMERFIREKPELWAEDIAE from the coding sequence ATGATGACCGACGACGACACACGCCTGCTGCGCATTGCCTATGAAGAAGCCAGGGCGGGATTTGACGAGGGCGGCTGCCCGATCGGTTCGGTACTGGCGCGCGGCGGTCAGGTGGTGGCGCAGGGGCGCAATCAGCGGGTGCAGAAGGGGGATCCGATTGCCCACGGCGAGATGGACGCGCTGCGCAAGGCGGGGCGGCAAAGATCCTATCGCGATACGGTGCTTTATACCTCTTTGTCGCCCTGCATGATGTGCAGCGGTACCATTGTCCAGTTCGGCGTCCCGCGGGTGGTAATCGGTGATGCGCAGAATTTTGGCGGCAACGAGGAGTTCTTGCGCTCGCGCGGTGTGGAGGTGGTGATTGCCGAGGACCCGGACTGCATCGCGCTGATGGAGCGGTTCATCCGGGAAAAGCCTGAATTGTGGGCGGAAGACATCGCCGAGTGA
- a CDS encoding NAD(P)H-binding protein — translation MSKPVVLITSATGRIGRELVARLASAGGFTVRACYFSEAKAEQLTALGADEVVKFDLSEPATWDAALDGVSAVYSASLDPMLEGHLNFAKALGARRDQIKHVVRVSCMGADTNTADYDADTHASRAGAGIPLMLQHYWWGEKALIDAGLNVTALRNNFFMNHLLKTDCDTIGAEGWFSNPLGDMRNSFVATRDIAEAAAVVLAEGPARHGNKFYDITGPAPQSMAEIAADLGRAMGKEIAYRAQSMEQFEADFGSTRAEFFEYLTNGFYTRCSPDFYNITGHKPTSYYDYLTTKGACGETGLEELWQGNLWKKGVDAMKDAAAATAS, via the coding sequence ATGTCCAAACCCGTTGTTCTGATCACCTCGGCCACCGGCCGCATTGGCCGCGAGCTGGTGGCGCGTCTTGCCTCCGCAGGCGGTTTCACCGTGCGTGCCTGCTATTTCAGCGAGGCCAAGGCCGAGCAGTTGACCGCGTTGGGCGCTGATGAGGTTGTGAAGTTCGACCTGTCGGAGCCGGCCACCTGGGACGCCGCGCTGGATGGTGTTTCGGCGGTCTATTCCGCCTCGCTGGACCCGATGCTGGAGGGGCATCTGAACTTTGCTAAGGCGCTGGGCGCGCGCAGGGATCAGATCAAACACGTGGTGCGGGTCAGCTGCATGGGCGCCGATACCAACACCGCCGATTATGACGCGGATACCCATGCCTCGCGCGCAGGGGCCGGTATTCCGCTGATGCTGCAGCATTACTGGTGGGGCGAAAAGGCGCTGATTGATGCCGGGCTGAACGTGACCGCGCTGCGCAACAACTTTTTCATGAACCACCTGCTGAAGACCGATTGCGACACCATCGGCGCCGAGGGCTGGTTCTCCAACCCGCTGGGGGATATGCGCAATTCCTTTGTCGCCACCCGCGACATCGCCGAGGCGGCGGCGGTGGTGCTGGCGGAAGGCCCCGCTCGGCATGGCAACAAATTCTATGACATCACGGGCCCGGCGCCGCAGTCGATGGCGGAAATCGCTGCTGATCTGGGCCGCGCAATGGGCAAGGAAATCGCGTACCGCGCCCAGTCGATGGAGCAGTTCGAGGCCGATTTCGGCAGCACCCGCGCCGAGTTCTTTGAGTATCTGACCAACGGTTTCTACACCCGCTGCAGCCCGGATTTCTATAACATCACCGGGCACAAGCCGACCTCTTATTATGACTATCTGACCACCAAGGGCGCCTGCGGTGAAACGGGTCTTGAAGAGCTATGGCAGGGCAACCTGTGGAAGAAAGGCGTCGATGCAATGAAAGACGCCGCCGCCGCCACGGCGTCCTGA